The genomic interval TTAATAAGAAAAGCGCAGGCGCCATGAGCAGGCCTCAGGCAATTAAGTCACTGATGAATAGTAGGTTCTTACCTTATTCATATAACGGCTTATGCTTTAAGGACTAGGCGCTGGAGCTAGACACGAACACTAAGTACATTTTATTTATCAAAAGTAAGCTCAGGTACTTTGTCAATCCTCCATCATCTAAGATGCATTCTTATTAGAAAGCAAAAAATAATATATGGCTCTGGATTATTCGCTTGAGCTAATAGACTAACATTTCATCATCAATAATCTTCATTTTGAAATAAAAAGGATCGCTATTGGTGATAATTGAAAAATGCACAATAGCCATCCTTATAAATTTTATCCTCTTATAATAACCTTAGTCAAGCAAAACTGAAAAACCTAGTTTTTATAAAAAACATACGTACCTAATTTGTTTATATTTATAATATTTTCTAAGTCAATTGGATCATGAATGGAAACTTTCTCCGGATTTACAACCATTCTCCATTTCCCATTTGGAAGGGCAATTGTAATAGGATGATTGAGATGATGATTATGAACGACGTAAATAAAACGCCATGGGCCAAAATGATCAACTTCCTTTAATTGATAGCTGAGAAGCTGTGGATAGTGCTCATTAAATGCCAAATGTTTTTTTATCAACTGTGCAGTGGGTAAGCGAAATGCCCCATGGAGTTTTCTTAGCTGTATCAAACCCTTCACATACTCAACATTTTCTTTATGAACAGAGCGAGAATTCCAATCAAGCCAATTAATTTCATCAGGTGAGTTATAACTATTTTCCACACTTTGCTTCGTCCTAAAAAACTCCTGACCAGCATGTATGAACGGTACACCTTGTGAAAGGATTACTATACTTGTTGCAAACCGATGTCTCATCTTTCTTATTTCTTCCAATTCTGCTGATGAATAGGAGAGAAATCGATCCCACATTGTATGATTATCATGTGATTCAACATAATTTATCGATTGATTGGGTTGTGTAAACAATGTTGGAGATCCACCAATAAGTCCTTTCATTTGATTAAGTTTCTCTTGATTGCCATATACAAATCCATAATCTTGAACGCTAAATGTACTTCCTTTTATGACATCGCGAAACTGATCATTAAAAAAACTAATTGAGGGGATCTTATTTGCATTATGAATTGTTGCTTTCTTATCTAGTGGCAATGGTGTATTTAAGTCCCACCCTTCACCTAATAAAATGGCATCTGGCTTTAGTGAATAAATCTTGTTTTGTAATTCACTCATTGTCTCTACATCCAATATGCCCATTAGATCAAAACGGAATCCATCCACATCGAATTCATTTATCCAATAGCTAGCACAATCTACAATAAATTTTCTTACCATTAATCTTTCTGAGGCAAGGTCATTCCCGACACCAGTACCATTAGATGCAAAGCCATTTTCATCATATCTAAAATAATATCCTGGCACTAATTTTTCAAATGGTGAGTCTTCTTTTGAATACACGTGATTAAATACCACATCAATTATCACTCTAAGATTATGTTGATGAAGAGATTGGATAACTGACTTTAATTCGATTATTCGCTTATAAGGATCATTTGGGTCCTTTGAATAGCTGCCTTCCGGTGCGAAGAAATGGAGTGGATTATATCCCCAGTTATAAGACGAAAGCGGTTTTGCTTCATCTACTTCTTCAAAATCATTTACAGGCAATAATTCTATATGTGTGACACCAAGTTCCGATAAATAAGAAATTCCAGTTGAATCACCATTCTTATTTTTCGTATTATTCTCTAACCAAGCTTCGTATTTTCCCTTATTTACCATTCCGCTATCTTCATGGATAGAAAAATCACGAATATGAATTTCGTAAATAACAGCATCTGTCTTATTCTCAAATCTTGGCAGCCTTACAGGAGGTACCTTAGTTTTTTCTTTATCAATTATGACCCCAAATTCACCATTGATTGAAACGGCAATCGCATATGGGTCTACTACTTCGCACCACACTAAATTGACGCAGGCAAGATAAGTGTAATAGTATCCCTCATAATTACCATCCAATGTGATTGACCAAGTTCCTCTTTCACAACGCACCATATCATGCGTACAATATTCCTTTTTGTCTTGTTGATACAATCTCACTTTAACAAAAGTTGCAGTAGGAGCCCACACTTTAAAAATCGTTTGATCTTTTCTGTAAACAGCACCAAGATCGTTTCCTCTATATTCAAATAGCTTATCAAATTCTTTTGTACGAATGACCGCACCAATTTGAAGATCTGTTTTGTTTCCGGATTCATCAACAATCATATAAGTTTGACCAAATTGTATGTTACTTGAAAGCTGACAAATATATTTCATATGTGTATCAATATTCATTTTATGCTTAATGACAAGTTGTTCATTACGTTGATTTATTTGTAAATAAAATGCTTTATTTGGACTTTCCAAAGCTTTTGGAATGAGAATTGCAATTTCATCTATTCGATCTAAAAAAGCTTCAAATTGCCTGCTTATTTTTAGCAATCTAGCCACCCCCAACTGAGCGTCTGTTATTTAATAAGAGCCACTCGGTCTTTTTGAATTGAAACTAAAACCGGACTCTCTCCAATCATTTCTCCATCAGCTTGAACTAGTAAAGGGCTTTCAGAATGAATGGTAATTGACTTGCATGCGAAGGTCTCAATTGATTCAGCCTTCATTTTTTTACTGCTATTATTTAAAGCAATTAATTTAAAAAGTTTCCATCGACTTATGTTGCTTACAATAGTCACATCTAAATTTCCATCAGTTGGTTTTGCATTTGAAGCGATTTTCATTCTCCCATGATAATTAGCTATATTTAATATTGAAATGAACCATACATTTTGGTAGGTAGAAAGCTCACCATCCACTTTCACAAACAATGTAAACGGTTGGTAATATGATAACACCTTTACTAATGAAATAATAAATCCCATATACTCCAAGTGCAGCCTGGCCATGAGCTTATTATTCACATTACTTTTTAATGCCTCTTTGACCTCTGCATATAAGCCAATCTGTATGCTCTTTATAAAATAATGACCATTTTTCTTCCCTTCTAAACGGAAGTTTCCAAGGTAGAATTTCTGTAATGGTTTTTTCAATTTCAGTAATATATCCCTGATTTCCTTAACCGGATGAGTTGGCAGCTGAAATCCTCTTGAAAAGTCATTCCCACTTCCTGCATTAATAAACCCTATTTGTATATTAGAAAATGTACTTAACCCATTTACAATTTCATTGATTGTTCCATCTCCACCCACACCGATAATCGTTTTCAAATGATAATTCTGTAGTGTTGCAACTTGTCTTGCAAGAATTTCTGCATGACCATGGTATTCAGTATAAAAAGAACGATATGAAACTTTCTTTCTCGTAAGCTCTTTCTTCACTTTATTCCAAACTTTTTTCGCTTTACCATGACCTGCAGCAGGGTTAATGATAAAAAATAGTCCATTCATTATTTATGCCCCATTATATTTTCATATTATGTACGTGTCTTTATTGTGTTCATATTAATAGCAGAAGTACCTTGTTGAAAGCTCAGACAACCATAAGACGATCAGAAATAAAAGGCCGCGCCTTTACCTTCAATTCCTGATTGGCTTATACGGCGAGACAGTTCCAAGCACTTAATCTTGGTTATAAATCATTCCTTTTACCCAATCATTCGTTCCATTCCTTACGATAATAAGAATTTGTTAAACAATGAGAAAGCAATACCTGTGCAGCTTTTAATTGAATGTGCTTCAAAGGGGCTGATGAATTTCGTAAACGCTGAAACCAATCATTATAATTCCGTTTATCTAAAATCGTAATGTCATAGGGAGCATAAGGGTAATCAATATAACCATTCCGACTAATCATTAGTTTTTTTACCGGAATATCAACATCGCCTGCTGAAATCAATTTTTGTACAACTGTTCCAGTCCGATTAAGGCTGATTAACGGGTTTAACAGCTTTTTCTTGTGATCTCCTTTTCTAGCGATCCAAAACCTTTCTTTTGTTCCTGTAAAAACCGTTTCATCTTGCTGCTCAACAAGTGTTATACAGTAGATCTCGGTTGTCCCAATCAACAGAAGATCAAGTTCAACAGGAGCATTTTTCAATTGAAAGACAGGTCGATAGAGCATTAAATAGTGATCAGGAAGACGTTGCATAAAATAACGTAATAAACGATCTCTATAGATTGCTTTATCAACCGATGATTTTTCTCGAAGAGTTGAGCTTGCCCACCTTATCTGAAAGTTAAAAATATAATCTAAAAATAAATGCTTAAGATCATCTACTGTTTTTGGGATTGTTGTAAATTGGAATTGGAGCTCCTCATCCTCAAGAACTGCTTCATTTATCAGAGGTTCAATAACAGGTGCTTCAACTGTTTCTTTATGTGTCATTTTATTTTTGATTTTTTTAAAGAGGTTATTTTTTTCTTGACTTAATTCTTGATATTGGACGGCAGGTTGATTAGTCTTCATCAATGAGTGAAAGGCATTATTCTCCCATGACCGTAGCACTTTTTCCCACTGCTGTCTTTTTAACCGAATAAATTGACTTGGATAACGGTAGGCATCAAGTTCATATCGAGAAATATAATCGTAAAGTTTAATTAATTGCGCCAAAAGCTTATCAGCTCCTACTAGTTATGCATCTTTATTTTTGGCTGTTTTTACAAACTTCTATTTACCAAGTAGTGTGGTATGGTTGATTACAGCGAGAGGATGCTCGCTTTTTAGCAGGGCGGGCGGTGAGCCTCCTCGGCGTAAACACCTGAATGAGTCTCACCTGTCCCTCTGCTCCAATCAAC from Metabacillus sediminilitoris carries:
- a CDS encoding diacylglycerol/lipid kinase family protein — its product is MNGLFFIINPAAGHGKAKKVWNKVKKELTRKKVSYRSFYTEYHGHAEILARQVATLQNYHLKTIIGVGGDGTINEIVNGLSTFSNIQIGFINAGSGNDFSRGFQLPTHPVKEIRDILLKLKKPLQKFYLGNFRLEGKKNGHYFIKSIQIGLYAEVKEALKSNVNNKLMARLHLEYMGFIISLVKVLSYYQPFTLFVKVDGELSTYQNVWFISILNIANYHGRMKIASNAKPTDGNLDVTIVSNISRWKLFKLIALNNSSKKMKAESIETFACKSITIHSESPLLVQADGEMIGESPVLVSIQKDRVALIK
- a CDS encoding nuclease-related domain-containing protein; translation: MAQLIKLYDYISRYELDAYRYPSQFIRLKRQQWEKVLRSWENNAFHSLMKTNQPAVQYQELSQEKNNLFKKIKNKMTHKETVEAPVIEPLINEAVLEDEELQFQFTTIPKTVDDLKHLFLDYIFNFQIRWASSTLREKSSVDKAIYRDRLLRYFMQRLPDHYLMLYRPVFQLKNAPVELDLLLIGTTEIYCITLVEQQDETVFTGTKERFWIARKGDHKKKLLNPLISLNRTGTVVQKLISAGDVDIPVKKLMISRNGYIDYPYAPYDITILDKRNYNDWFQRLRNSSAPLKHIQLKAAQVLLSHCLTNSYYRKEWNE
- the pulA gene encoding type I pullulanase, whose amino-acid sequence is MLKISRQFEAFLDRIDEIAILIPKALESPNKAFYLQINQRNEQLVIKHKMNIDTHMKYICQLSSNIQFGQTYMIVDESGNKTDLQIGAVIRTKEFDKLFEYRGNDLGAVYRKDQTIFKVWAPTATFVKVRLYQQDKKEYCTHDMVRCERGTWSITLDGNYEGYYYTYLACVNLVWCEVVDPYAIAVSINGEFGVIIDKEKTKVPPVRLPRFENKTDAVIYEIHIRDFSIHEDSGMVNKGKYEAWLENNTKNKNGDSTGISYLSELGVTHIELLPVNDFEEVDEAKPLSSYNWGYNPLHFFAPEGSYSKDPNDPYKRIIELKSVIQSLHQHNLRVIIDVVFNHVYSKEDSPFEKLVPGYYFRYDENGFASNGTGVGNDLASERLMVRKFIVDCASYWINEFDVDGFRFDLMGILDVETMSELQNKIYSLKPDAILLGEGWDLNTPLPLDKKATIHNANKIPSISFFNDQFRDVIKGSTFSVQDYGFVYGNQEKLNQMKGLIGGSPTLFTQPNQSINYVESHDNHTMWDRFLSYSSAELEEIRKMRHRFATSIVILSQGVPFIHAGQEFFRTKQSVENSYNSPDEINWLDWNSRSVHKENVEYVKGLIQLRKLHGAFRLPTAQLIKKHLAFNEHYPQLLSYQLKEVDHFGPWRFIYVVHNHHLNHPITIALPNGKWRMVVNPEKVSIHDPIDLENIININKLGTYVFYKN